In a single window of the Verrucomicrobiia bacterium genome:
- a CDS encoding DUF2182 domain-containing protein codes for MNRIQKRDQWIVLSAIAGITVLAWAYMAYEARAMYETGTCQCAGMKMSGPDTNASSPATLFPLFLMWAEMMVAMMLPTAAPMILAFTALQRQHSPETQPYGRTAFFTAGYLLVWTGFSVVAAVTQWALNAWDLLSPMMESANRIFAGCLLLVAGLFQFVRLKTSCLARCRSRQNYLATGWRNSGWGSLAMGWDHGLQCTGCCWMLMALLFVGGVMNLWWIAFLSTFVLIEKVVPRVGYVTRFSGILLAAWGTWTLLS; via the coding sequence ATGAATCGCATCCAAAAACGAGATCAATGGATAGTGCTGTCGGCGATCGCCGGCATCACGGTGCTCGCATGGGCTTACATGGCTTATGAGGCCCGGGCAATGTACGAAACCGGCACGTGCCAATGCGCCGGCATGAAGATGTCGGGCCCGGATACCAACGCTTCGTCACCCGCAACCCTCTTCCCGCTCTTCCTGATGTGGGCAGAGATGATGGTGGCAATGATGCTTCCCACCGCGGCTCCAATGATCCTGGCATTTACCGCCCTGCAACGGCAGCACTCGCCTGAGACGCAACCGTACGGACGCACCGCGTTTTTCACCGCGGGATACTTGCTGGTCTGGACGGGGTTCAGCGTCGTCGCTGCAGTCACCCAATGGGCACTGAATGCGTGGGACTTGCTGTCGCCCATGATGGAAAGCGCCAACCGGATTTTTGCAGGGTGCCTGTTGCTCGTTGCGGGCCTTTTTCAATTCGTGCGCCTCAAGACTTCGTGCCTCGCCCGATGCCGCTCCCGCCAGAACTACCTGGCAACCGGATGGCGCAACAGCGGCTGGGGCAGCCTCGCGATGGGATGGGACCACGGCCTTCAGTGCACGGGTTGTTGCTGGATGCTCATGGCATTGCTCTTCGTGGGCGGTGTCATGAACCTTTGGTGGATCGCATTCCTTTCCACTTTCGTGTTGATCGAAAAAGTCGTTCCCCGCGTCGGATACGTCACGCGATTCTCAGGAATTTTGCTGGCTGCATGGGGAACCTGGACGCTCCTGTCCTGA
- a CDS encoding YbjQ family protein has product MSQTHPLTTTTFDLPGYRITRSLGVVRGIVVRSRSVIGNIGATIQILFGGNISLYAELCERARGDAFNQMLEHAGKLGANAVIGIRYDATGIGQNVTEVLCYGTAVFVERAT; this is encoded by the coding sequence ATGAGCCAGACACATCCGCTCACAACGACAACGTTCGACCTGCCTGGTTATCGCATCACGCGATCCCTGGGAGTGGTCCGCGGCATCGTGGTTCGCTCCCGCTCCGTCATTGGCAACATAGGCGCCACGATTCAAATCTTGTTTGGCGGAAACATCTCGCTCTACGCGGAACTGTGCGAGCGTGCTCGCGGCGATGCATTCAACCAGATGCTTGAGCATGCAGGCAAATTGGGAGCGAACGCGGTGATTGGGATCCGTTACGATGCCACCGGCATTGGGCAGAACGTGACGGAAGTTTTGTGTTACGGGACGGCGGTATTTGTGGAGCGCGCCACCTAA